Proteins encoded by one window of Sediminicoccus rosea:
- a CDS encoding lytic transglycosylase domain-containing protein yields MRRAFEAQARGDIPAAIREAERLDDRRLMGHLLADRYNRGEPSLNELQAWLADFADLPDAPLLHEALLRLLPRGAAAPPPPSQPDTMADLLPEERAPAEASFTRDAGLERAVQARINEGNLDAALTLIRARRGLSNAYLGHLKAEMAQSLFRQGRDAEAWTIAQEGMRLAPQNALLAYQAGLSAWGMQNYESAYHAFERAARNEQAPPTLRAAAAFWTARAAVRARRPAQYVPWMLQAAQEPRTFHGMIARRSLGLPPGLVWERDVANESRAQGLAETAGGWRALALLQIGQRERAEAELRLLQRRTRNNPLVTQGILAVAQQANMPGLAAQVATAAQLEDGRARDGARYPLPVLLPNGGFRMDPSLLYALALQESRFDPSAVSRAGARGLLQLMPATASYVANDPSLRGEGVERLHDPGLSLELGQRYVHYLARHEAVRGDLIRLLAAYNAGPGNLNRWLPAAQRRADPLLFIESIPVHETRSFVTRVLTFSWIYAHRLGLPTPSLDQIAGGGFPSFAGVEEVTAMLRMTSARSN; encoded by the coding sequence ATGCGCCGCGCCTTCGAGGCGCAGGCCCGCGGCGACATCCCGGCCGCCATCCGCGAGGCGGAGCGCCTGGATGACCGCCGCCTGATGGGCCATCTGCTGGCCGACCGCTACAACCGGGGCGAGCCCAGCCTGAACGAACTCCAGGCCTGGCTCGCCGATTTCGCCGACCTGCCTGACGCGCCCCTGCTGCATGAGGCCCTGCTGCGCCTCCTCCCGCGCGGGGCCGCCGCGCCGCCCCCGCCCAGCCAGCCCGACACCATGGCGGACCTCCTCCCCGAGGAGCGCGCGCCGGCCGAGGCCAGCTTCACCCGTGACGCCGGCCTCGAACGCGCCGTCCAGGCCCGGATCAACGAGGGCAACCTGGATGCGGCGCTGACGTTGATCCGCGCCCGGCGCGGCCTCAGCAACGCCTATCTCGGCCATCTCAAGGCCGAGATGGCGCAATCGCTCTTCCGCCAGGGCCGTGATGCCGAGGCCTGGACCATCGCGCAGGAGGGCATGCGCCTCGCCCCCCAGAATGCGCTTCTGGCCTATCAGGCCGGGCTGTCCGCCTGGGGGATGCAGAATTACGAGAGCGCCTACCACGCTTTCGAGCGTGCGGCGCGCAACGAGCAGGCGCCGCCCACGCTGCGCGCCGCCGCCGCCTTCTGGACCGCCCGCGCCGCCGTCCGCGCCCGCCGCCCGGCGCAATACGTGCCCTGGATGCTCCAGGCCGCGCAGGAGCCGCGCACCTTCCATGGCATGATCGCCCGCCGCAGCCTCGGCCTGCCGCCCGGCCTGGTCTGGGAGCGCGACGTCGCCAATGAATCCCGCGCCCAGGGCCTGGCCGAGACGGCCGGTGGCTGGCGCGCGCTGGCCCTGCTGCAGATCGGCCAGCGCGAGCGCGCGGAGGCGGAACTGCGCCTCCTGCAGCGCCGCACCCGCAACAACCCGCTGGTGACGCAGGGCATCCTTGCCGTCGCGCAGCAGGCGAACATGCCGGGCCTCGCCGCCCAGGTGGCGACCGCCGCACAGCTCGAGGATGGGCGCGCGCGGGATGGCGCACGCTATCCGCTGCCGGTGCTGCTGCCCAATGGCGGCTTCCGCATGGACCCTTCGCTGCTCTACGCGCTGGCCCTGCAGGAAAGCCGCTTCGACCCGAGCGCGGTCAGCCGTGCCGGGGCGCGCGGCCTGCTGCAGCTCATGCCCGCCACGGCCAGCTATGTGGCGAACGACCCCTCGCTGCGCGGCGAGGGCGTGGAGCGGCTGCATGACCCGGGCCTCAGCCTCGAGCTCGGCCAGCGCTATGTGCATTACCTGGCGCGGCACGAGGCGGTGCGGGGCGATCTGATCCGCCTGCTGGCCGCCTACAATGCCGGCCCCGGCAACCTCAACCGCTGGCTCCCGGCCGCCCAGCGCCGGGCGGATCCGCTGCTCTTCATCGAGAGCATCCCGGTGCATGAGACGCGCAGCTTCGTCACGCGTGTGCTGACCTTCAGTTGGATCTACGCCCACCGCCTGGGCCTGCCGACCCCCTCGCTCGACCAGATCGCGGGCGGCGGCTTCCCGAGCTTCGCGGGCGTCGAGGAGGTCACGGCCATGTTGCGCATGACCTCCGCCCGGTCCAATTGA